TCAGTTAGGAATAGAATTAGGTAGAAGTGCAGCTGAGATTGACGATCTCGATATTTTTACCGCCATTAAAACTTTAGCTCAGTCTAATATTTTACCTAAAGAAGTCTGTGATAGACTCAAAGCAACTTTTGACGATTTAGTGTCAGAAGTCCGAACGTCTGTGGTAGAAGGATGTCTGGACTACCATGAAAAAGAGGACGATCTATTATTAGCTGAAAATGAAGACGATCTATAAGGGTAGAGTCACAGATAGACAAGTCGAAAATAGATAAAGAATATTACGCATTCGTATATTTAGCACCCGTTGGTAGTACACCTCTTGAATAATAGATCTATCCAACCAATAGCTGTACTACCAAAAAAAAGAAACTCTCCCCCAGACAAATAGGTTGAAGTGACAGGGCTTGGCAAAGGCTAAAATAGCCCTCCGTAGAGACCATAGTATAGATAGCAGAAAGACAAGTTCCATTACTAACCTTTTTGCCTAGTGATACTTCAAATAGGGAAAAGCTTAGTGAAGAAAACAGCCAAGCTCACCCGCCCAAAAGCTGCATTGTTGCTGAGTTTGGCGAGTGGTGATTTACTGTGGTAACGAACAGGTAATCATGCTTATCCTCTAAAATTTTTTTAGGCAAAAGTTCAGTCCAATTCTAATCAGCAATAAGTTTAAATGGGTATAAGCCATCTGAGGAAGAAACCATGAACCTTCCACTTATCGACCTGTACGAAACTGATTTTTATGCTTGGACACAGAGACAAGCTCAGTTATTGCGTCAACATCAATTGGATTGTCTGGACATTGAAAATTTGGTTGAGGAAATAGACTCTTTGGGTAAGCAACAACAGCAAGAGTTAGTCAATCGTTTATCCGTTCTACTTGGACACTTATTGAAGTGGGAGTATCAACCTAGTAAAAGGTCTAGAAGTTGGGTGACAACCATTCGGGAACAGAGAAGAAGAGTTGCTAAGTTACTCCAGAAAAACCCTAGCTTAAAGTCTTTCCTAAATGAAGCAATGCTAGAAGCTTATCTATCTGGGGTTGACTTGGCTATTGAAGAAACAGGAATAGAGCTTGACGATTTTCCTTCAGAAATTCCTTACACTTGGGAGCAAATAGAAAACCCGAACTTCTTTCCCGGTGACATTACAGATTCAAGTAGAGATTTACTTGCAATCTACAAAATCTCGCCTGAATCTTGAATTTTCAAGCTATCTGATACCGATTGCTGTACAGCAACTCATCAAGGCTTGGATACCACCCCTCTGAGGTTTCATAGGTGATTTTGCCATTTTTAACCGAAAGAATTGACTTAATCCTACCCTGATCGATAAACTTGCCAGCGTACTCGCTAAACCACCTCACAGCTTTGCCGATCAGACTTTCTGGGTTAACTTCTGGCTTAACTTCGGCTTCTGCCTTCACTTTGCCGATCGCTTCTTCCACTGATGTAACCGGGGTAACTGGTGTAACTGGTACTTCTTCCAAGCTGCCATTGATGCAGATAAGCTTAGTTTCAGGCTTCGCTTCCTCCACAATCGGATCAATTGCAATTGGCTTGACTACCTCCACATTTTCCATTGCTTCTGCTTTGGCGGTATCAGTAATTAACCACTGCTTAAACACCTCTTCCCTACCATCACTAATAGGGATAGGCAAGCCATTACCATCTAATAGTAATTGCCCTTCATCATCTCGCTGAAAATCAGCCGCTATCTGGCTGTATACCCACTCCTGATTACCTCTAGCGCCCTCTCTCCTAATCCTGGTAATGCTCAACCCAAGCAAATTACCAAGCAAATTTTTGATAGTAGCTATCGGTTTATCCTCCCAATTTGCAGTAATTCCCACTGCCCTTAAGTCATTGGAATATTGCTTCCCAAATTCGATTATTGGTGCTACATCCTTAGCTCTAATTTCCTTCAAATCAAATAATTTAAGTATTCCCATTTTCTCTAGAAACTCCACTTTTAAGCCAATTTGACGCTTATTAAATGTGGGCTTCCATACCTTGCCATTGCCATTTTTAATGTGAGTAATTGCAACATTTTTATCCTTAGCCTCTACAAATTTCCTCCCCAATGTGAGGTGATATTCCAGCTTAATTTGTGGTAGCCATCCATCGTCATCCTTTAGCACTAAATCAGCCGTAACTGGTACTTGATACTTGCGTGCTAAACTACCATGCTCAAGCTTTCTTAGTTCTTCCTTGGTACGAACTTTTGACTTTTTCAACTTATCAAATTCAGCGTCATCGGGATTACCAATTGCTGCTACTTTCTCCCTGTGTTCCAGGTAGAAACCATCTCTAAAAGCTTTCATTTCAGCATCTAAAGCTTTCAATGAATCAGGATTGAATTTGTACACTTCCAAAGCATCAATTAGGATATGTCCTTCTGATTCAATACCATCTAAAATTACTTTGCGATATGACCTTTTTTGGAGATTAATTAACGCACCTCTTTGACAGAAAGCATTAAGTGATTCAGTCTGGAAATTGTCGTCAAACTCGGAATCAAAACCAGCTATCATTAACCGATCAACCGCACCTCTAAACACAGTGTCGGTATTTCTGTAAAGCGACTGAGGAGTGATTTCACCTCTCCCAATTTGAGTTAATCCGGTTTTCTTAACCCAAATATGACGCGGTACATTTTCCCGTAATCTAGCTAGAAACTGCCTTACACCATCACAAGTTTGCACGCCCCAAAATATACCCCAAACACTATCAAAGTGTCCTCTTAATTTAATATCAACACCCGTTTCTAGAGTGGGAGATGCTAAAACCAGTTGATATTTTTGCAAGATTTCATTGAGTTTAGATGTACATCCGTAGGCTGGATGGCTTGGATCTGCGATTGTTTCAGAATCTATTCTTAATATTTGAAGTTCGGGAAATAAAGTTTTTAGATAGTTCTCTAAATTCTGCGTACTCCACTGTGAACTCTCCTGTTGTGAACTACATAAAACAAAGGGTTTACCTCCGTTACTAATATGTTCAATTAAATTTTGAATCAGTGCTATTGGTGATGTTTGAGGATAATTAAACACCTCCCAACGGGTATCAATAGCTGGTTTCCATTCGTTGACAATTAAATGTTGTTTGACTGGAAAACCAATTGATTTACGCAAGTAATTAACAGCCCAATCATTCAAATCGGCATCGCATCCTACCAACATTCCACCAGTGCTTAAAGCATACCGGATACATTCTTTAAAGTTGGTCAGTATCTCTATCTGCTTTGAGGCAATCAATGGTGAATGGAGCATATCCCAAAGCACCTGCACTACTTCATCAACAATTACGATCGCTCCCTCAAATTCGTGTGGGTTGAATTGTGCAGATGATTTACTGTGCAGTGAATGATGGCACAATCCAAAACCCAATAATCTACCTTCTTCACTTTGCTTTAATTCCTGCACATAAGGTATGCCCACTCTGTCGCATAAATTTTGCCCTAACTGCACCCTATGAGTAATGAGTAACACTTTTCTGCCATCTCTGAGAAATGGTGCTATTAAACTTCTTAAAGTCTCGGTTTTTGCGGTATTCTTAGGGCTTTTAATTAGCAACAGTTGACAACTTTTTGGTGGTATTAGTTCATTGGGAATGCTGAAGTTATCACCACATTTTCCTGTTAAATATGGTCGGGAAACTAACACATCTGGCTGATAGGTTAGCTTTTCAAATTGCTTAACATTCCAAATATCAAAGCTATCGGCATTTTTCAGGATGCCATTAACCGTATCTTCACCACTCCCAACTAAAACATCGTCAATCCCTTTACCTAGCTTTGAGTTCCACTCGGTAACGAATACCTCACAGTTAGCTTTGGAAAATAGCTTGCCAGTTGTGGCGATCGCCTTCGACACATTCTCCCTGGTGCTACGCTTTGTATCTTGATCGAAACAGAAATTAATAGGGCGCTTCACCTCCGAATTCTGAGGGTATAGCACCGCTAACTCTGGAATTAGGAACGGATTGCCCATAAGTTGACCATCTGCCCCTCTATGCCTACGGTAGCCTGAGTAAATGCCCGGAATAGCTACTGCTATCACTCCGATCGAAAGCAAAGCAGCTGCTTTTTTCACGCCTTCGGTAATTACGATCGGTAATTCGGGATAGGCCAACACCCACTCCCAAAAGCTGACATTCTCCACTGCTGAAGGCATCTCAACTCGATACCGCGCTGCTATCCTCTCCCAAATTGACTGGGGAACTTGCAGGAAAAAAGCTCTCGTTGCTTCTTTTGGGGGATGCTCATACTTGATCATCTTCCCCTCTGGAGTGTGACGCGGGGAATTAGGCTTCAAACACCCCCACTGCATTAGTTGGCACGCATTTAGGGGATCTAGACCTTGGCAGAACCATCCACCATACTTTAAATGCTCGTATTGCTTTAACGTGCCAGCCGACAGCCTACCGGGATTAGTACGCTTGAGCTTGTCCGAATAAAGCAAGACTTCATAAGCGCCCTCACCATCAATGATGCTTTGCAAATTTAGATCGATAATATCCGGGTGGATGCCGGAATTTTCCCACTCTTTTTTATGCGCTGGGTGAATGCTCATTCTCCCACCTCCCCTACCAAATGAAAGAGAAAAGGAGCTAACGCTGGCGAAACTTGAAATTTACCGCCGCAATCGCGGCATTCTGCCCACAAATCGGCTCTTTTCTTTCGATATTCCATTTTTTTGCCCCCGCAATCGCCACAATTTAGGGGGTGCTTTGATTTGATATTGCCGAAATTGATTCCCCACTTTTTCTCTGGGGATTTAGGAGATAATAAGCTATTATGAGAATGATTCTTATTTGTTTTTTTTCTATCCATATCGGGACTCCTTGAGTCCCGGCTCCATCACCAATCCAAGCCAAAAAGATGATAAATGATGCCAAAATGAAAGAGTATTTAAGTCGTTCCTGGCGATCGGTGATGGTTGCCGGGATTTTTATTTTTGATATTGAATGATTGGGAGATAAATTGATTTGACGTTAAAAAGTTTACTCCCTAAATAATATAGAAGCCCTGCCGGGAACGATCCAGCAGGGCTTCCGCTTATTATTTGTGGATAAGTGCGTTTGGAAAAATAGTACCACACATCATTTTTATCCCTTGAAATTTAATTTTGTTGTCCAAACAGATGATTTAAGATTCGTTGGTTTTCAGTCTGGATGCCTCGGATGTCGATCAGGATTTCTCTAATTTCCGCTTGCATCTCTCTCATTTGCGCCCGATCTGCCTCAGCATCCCGTTGGATTACCCTTAAAGCTTGTTGGTGCAATCTAGCAATATCAGCTAATTCAGCGACAGTTAATTGGAGGCTACCAAACAACTGGCTGTCTGTTTGCATCCGGCTTCTGATGTCGGTTATCTGGCCTTCAACTTCGGTTAGTCGTTGATCAATAGAATTCTCGTTTGAGTTGGTCATCAGTTTAAATTTTCCCCTCTACCTTGGCTTTATCAAGTAATTGAACGATTGCCACAGCAGTCAAGCTGCTGACGGTTCGCATTTCAAGTTTTGCAAGTTTCTCGTATTCCTCATAAATAACTGGATCGATATACGCTGTAACCTTCCTGAGCTTTGTTTTACCCACATCTTTTTCTAGCAACTGCATAACTATCATAATTCTTGTATTGTTTCCCATTACATTCTACAGCAAGCTGCGGTAGCTATGCTATAGTAAAACCTGTAAACGTCAAAAGCCACTGGTTGAGCGTCCAAACTTCCCCAGTGGCTTACCTCAGAAACAACTAAGAGGCATAACCATCATGACTCAAAACCACGCTGGCATTACACCAGCTTTTTAAAGACCCTCTACTGGCCACAAAACGCTAATGGCCAGACCTACGGCAAGGCCACGCCTATCTAGCGCCATTTTTACAGCCAACCTAGCGCCCACCAATGGCAACCGAGAGGACAGCGAGTGGCCAGTCAAAGGCAAGACTAACCTGAAAACCCTTACGCTGTATGACTTGCACCAAAGCACAAATCATTTATTACACCCCAGATCAAGTCTGCGAGATGCTGCGAATTGCACCCCGCACCTTACGCAGATATTCGGCACTACTTCAAACCAGAATGCCAGCCGATTTTGACAGAAAGCGACGCGAACCCGGATATTCGGCCAACGCTGTTTCACTGCTTAAGCAGTTTTGCGATCTACGAAAGCAGAACAATATGCCCGTCGATCGCTGCGTTGAGTACTTAATAAACAACCTATAGGAGGCTACAAGATGGCATCTCAAACCAAAATCAACCAGATTAAGGCTGAATTACAAAACCAAGGATTAGAACCCTCTGAACAGGCTGTTAACGCAGTTTTAGAAATCCTGGGAAGTGGGAAAACTTTGTCAACCGTTGACGCGGTGAAGATTTACAAAGAGCAACTGAACGCTCAGAAAAACACCTTACCGCCTGAGCAACAGATACTCCTAAACATGGCCAACGGCTTAAGCCAGCAACAAACCAACTGGGTTTACAACGCCGCCCTTCAGTTAACCGCTCACAGATTAGCTACCGGAAACTTTGGAGAGATTAACCCGGAGACTCAAAACCAGCTTGACAACCTCATGAATCAGTTACAGGAGGTAAAAACGATCGACGTAAATTTTACCAACGTTGCACTACCTACTTCTCAAACAAACTTACTGCCATCTTCAGAAGAGAAAGAGGAAAAATTACCCCAGAGCAGTTTAGAAACTGTTTAATTGTTACCTCCACCATCACAATCATATTGCTTTATGTGGGCAATTCAATCTACATAAATCGTTCCCACATAAGGCAATACATTTACCTTAATTACATAAAAAAGTGAGGTGATAAAGATGGATAAACCCATCTTACTAATTGGCTTAGGAATTACAGCCTGTGCAGTAATCATTGCTTATAACGCAGGACTGGCAACCCAGAATATAAGCCACTCTCAGCGAATCAATGAGCTTAATTCTGAGATTAAAAAGCGCGATGAACTCATCTCTAAAAAAGAACAGGAAGTCCAGAACCATAAAACATTTATCCGCCGCAAGGATACAGCAGCACGCAGATTTGTAGATGAATACTTTAAAGGTGAGAAAAAGTAATGGCTGGAAGATTAACAAAGCATCAATATGAGATGCAAAAAGAAACCCTAGAACAGGAAATTAGGGGTATAGACATTGACATTCTGAAGAACAAGAAAACCATTAAGCAGAATGAATTTAAAGCTAGTGAGTGGGATGTTAAAAAGTCAGAAGAAACCATCCGTAAAGCTAAATTAGGTTATGAGTTAGCTAAGGTTGGCAACGACATTCAAGAAGAAAAACTCACCCAACAAAAAGACGTTTTAGCTTTTGAAAAGTTCGCTACTGGTGTTAATAGAAAGCAACTTGCTGTCAATGCCGAAACAATGTTACTTTCTCTAGCTGAATCACAACAAACATTGCAGGAAGCCAAGGAACTTTTCCAACTTAAATTCGGTAATGCACCCGCAATGAATGTACCAAGATTAAGAGGTTGAAATAATGGATACTCACCCCGCTAACGTGGGGCTTTTAATGGCAAGAATTCAAGCCGAAGCAAAAGCCCTACAAGCTGAAATAAAAGCATTCCAGGCTCAAGAAAAGAGAGCGAATGAGCATGAACAACATCATACAATTATGGGGCAAATCGAGGCTCAAACGCATTCAAATCAACAGAAATCAGCACAGATTGACCTTGCTGCTAGTCGGTTAATTTTGGAGCAAAAGAGCGCATTCTTTAAGCTCAAATTTGGTATGAATTCCCTGGCATCTGGTCACTTGATGGAGCAGCAAACTCTAGGATTAATGGGGGTTAATGATGGAGATTAATAGGGTAACAATTGAATGTATGACAGCATCCTTACTTACTGGCTTATTCTGTCAGTTGTTAGCCGTTTTTCGGAATACTTCGCAGTTAGGAGAGTTTGCTTATTTTAGTCTGTTAGCTTTAGTGAATATCTCCACAATTGCCGCTATTTACTATCTGAAGAGAGGTAGAGATTTAGGTGAGTTAATGTTCATTACTATGGGGGTGTTAGTAGGGTTATGGATAGGCGTTTAAAAGTTCTCTACTGTGCAAATCTAGCCAGTTTCGGGTTGTTTCTCTTTGGCGCTAGTCACAGAATCAGCCCCGTTACTTGGCTAGGCTTGGCTACTGGCTTACCAAATAGCATTTATCTTTGTGCCAAGATACCAACTCAGAAGGAACTGGAGGAAGAACGACGGCGGGAACTTTTGGGACTGCATGACCAACTAGCCAAGCTTCAATCAGAGAGAGATTGGCTTGAGCAACTGAATCAAGGCCAAGCCCAAAAACTGCTGACCGAACACGGGGAACGAGAGGCTAAGCTACGCGATCTCATCTCTGAACTAACCTCTGAGATTGAAAATATCCGATCGCAGCACTTGAACGAGTTAACAGAATTGCAGCTAGACTCATCGGAAGAACGAGGAAAGCTTGAGGAAAAGTACCGCTTAGAGATAGCCAGAAAGCAGCAAGAAATTAATAAGTTGGTGCAACAATTAGACGGTGATAAACAGTTGATTCTCAAACAATTAGAACAGGAAAAACAGCAATTAATCCAACAGCATGAAACAGAATTAAACGCGATTAAATCTGAATATGAAACAGCTATAGTTGCGTTACAGGAACAGTTTGAGCAATACCAAATAATAGCTAATGAAGCAAAAGACATCGCTGCTCAACGAATAGCAGAAGCTTCAGCCTATGCCCAAAAGGTTCAGGCTAAAGAACAGCAATTAAAAGAGTATGAGCAACAGTTAAATGTTAGGGAGATTAACCAAGCCATCACCGATAGGGAACTAGAAGTTAAGGGACAGGACTTAGAAGTTAGGGGCAAAGCAATCAACCTTGATGTTGAAAAGAAGCTACTGGAAGAAACCGAAAAACTCAAAGAAGCCCAAACAACCATCACTCAATTATCACTTAATGAACAGATTTATATTGCTGAAATAAGCAATTTAAAAGCACAGTTAGCCGAATATCACATGATGTTATTCGCTGACAAATCAGAAGATGACTACATTGTTAAAACTGTACAACGGCTGTTAATTGAAGCTGACATTAACACGGAGTTTCTGAGGAAAGAAGAAAAGCACGACGGCAAAGTTATCACCATCGAATTAAGACCAATAAGTACTTTTGAATCATTACACCTCAAGAAAACTTGCGAACAATTACCAGGCTTTTTAATGATTGAAAGAGTGCCAACTTTCACCACTAGAAACGGAAAAATAACCTTCACAATCGATAAGCGTACCAGCAGTGAGAAGGCTAAAGCCAACCGTGAAAAATTGGAAAAATCACTCATTACCGTTGATGATTGTGTTGCTAAAAATTTAGGATTTCTTGTTATTGGTGAACCTGGAAGCGCCAAATCGACAGGGGCTTTACATATTGCAAATTCAATCATTAATCAGGAGTTATCCCAAAAGGGTAAAGATGATTTAATTGAGCCTGATTCAGCGATGCTTTTGGCTTTTGATATCCACCACAGCACCTCATGGGATGAGGCAGGGATTAAGGTAATAGATAATCCCTTGGAAATTTACGAACAATTTAAACTTTTGCAGGTTGAATACGACAGTAGAAAACCAGGAAACAAAACTAACAGACTAATAATTTTCTTTGATGAAATGGCAGAAACTCTAGACAGAATTGAAGTTGCCATTGCTGAACAAGAGGGAACTAAAACAGCAGGAAGTAAAGCAGTTTCTTACATTCAAAATCTGTACAGAAGTTTTGGGACTGGTGGACGTAAGAAGTATATAAACTTCATTGGAATGAACCACAGTTATAACGTCAAAGCATTGGGACTAGACGGGTATTATCGCAACTGCTTTGTTTCAATACTACTAAATGATGCGTGCAGACATTATGTAAACACGCTTAATAAACATCTGCCTGAAAGCAAAAAAGAACAGTTTCATGAGTGGCTAGAACTAATGTCAAATCGTTACATAGCTTTAGCTACAGGTGCAATAGATGATAAGCTTCTGAAACATCCTACCCACCACGATTACCCAGTAATCAAAGATGGTAATCCACCGAAAAACTTACAAATCATTAAGCAATTACCGCTTGAAATTAAATTAGTTTAGGAGTTTAAAATGATTGAGATTTTAGAATTTTACAATCCGGCTGAAGGTGAATGTTCTGAATGTGACAAATGGCTACATTCTGTTTTGTTGAAAGCAACAGTTGATGAGGATTACCCGATAAAATATCCCGATGAAGCCAAGGATTTAGATTTTAATTCTGAAGATAATTCGATTCAATTATGTCCCCAGTTTTGCCCTTGGTGTGGGGCAAATTTGGACGGCTTTTTGTATGCTGCTCACGTCTTTTTATCCGATTCCGAAAGAGAAGAATTACTACAAGAATGTAGGGAATTAAGTGAAGAGATACCGTAAGCCTAGATGAATAGCAGAATGCCCTTAGACCAACATCTAGGGGCATTCTGCTATTCATTAGGAACCAACTTAACCAAGTCAATCTCATCCCTGATTTCTACACCCCGCTTGCGATTAAAGTATTGTTTCAGTGTCCCGTCTTCATTGAAAAACTCAGGATATTTCTGATGATGAGAATCGATATCATCTCGATATTTCTGCATAGCTGATTGGACAACAGAACCCCTTGAGCCAGTCAGTTCAGACAGCAAACTTTGAGTGATAATCCATCGTTGTTTGGCTTCGGTTGCCACTTCTGAATTGTAGATTTTGATAGCCTGAATAGCCCGTCTGACCATCTCTTCTGCCCTACCAGGATAAGTTGAATACTTGGGATTAGTCAGCAATTCAGATGTTGAGATATTCTCTAAACTATCCTCCTCTAAGCGTCTAATTTTTCCAGTGATGGTATTAGCGTAAGTTTTGATCGCCTTCTGCATGAATTCAGCCAAGTCCAAGCCAGAGTGGGTGAGAGCTAAATCTAAAATTTCCTTGGTTTCTTCATCCAGTTCTAGAGCGTCAATTACAGCAGTTTCCAGCATTTTGGTAGTCAAAGTAGGTTGGTTGGTTTTGGTGGGCTTCTCTGTTGCTTTCTGAGTAGGTTTCTGAGATGTTTCCGATGTTTCTGTTTCCTTGCCAAACTTCGGTAAACCTTGCCAGTATTGTTTTCTGGCATCATCACCAGTCACATTCCGGCGATCGGTGTTTTGGGTGAGATACCACAAAGCTAGATGCTCAAA
The Phormidium ambiguum IAM M-71 genome window above contains:
- a CDS encoding DUF29 domain-containing protein encodes the protein MNLPLIDLYETDFYAWTQRQAQLLRQHQLDCLDIENLVEEIDSLGKQQQQELVNRLSVLLGHLLKWEYQPSKRSRSWVTTIREQRRRVAKLLQKNPSLKSFLNEAMLEAYLSGVDLAIEETGIELDDFPSEIPYTWEQIENPNFFPGDITDSSRDLLAIYKISPES
- a CDS encoding plasmid replication protein, CyRepA1 family — encoded protein: MSIHPAHKKEWENSGIHPDIIDLNLQSIIDGEGAYEVLLYSDKLKRTNPGRLSAGTLKQYEHLKYGGWFCQGLDPLNACQLMQWGCLKPNSPRHTPEGKMIKYEHPPKEATRAFFLQVPQSIWERIAARYRVEMPSAVENVSFWEWVLAYPELPIVITEGVKKAAALLSIGVIAVAIPGIYSGYRRHRGADGQLMGNPFLIPELAVLYPQNSEVKRPINFCFDQDTKRSTRENVSKAIATTGKLFSKANCEVFVTEWNSKLGKGIDDVLVGSGEDTVNGILKNADSFDIWNVKQFEKLTYQPDVLVSRPYLTGKCGDNFSIPNELIPPKSCQLLLIKSPKNTAKTETLRSLIAPFLRDGRKVLLITHRVQLGQNLCDRVGIPYVQELKQSEEGRLLGFGLCHHSLHSKSSAQFNPHEFEGAIVIVDEVVQVLWDMLHSPLIASKQIEILTNFKECIRYALSTGGMLVGCDADLNDWAVNYLRKSIGFPVKQHLIVNEWKPAIDTRWEVFNYPQTSPIALIQNLIEHISNGGKPFVLCSSQQESSQWSTQNLENYLKTLFPELQILRIDSETIADPSHPAYGCTSKLNEILQKYQLVLASPTLETGVDIKLRGHFDSVWGIFWGVQTCDGVRQFLARLRENVPRHIWVKKTGLTQIGRGEITPQSLYRNTDTVFRGAVDRLMIAGFDSEFDDNFQTESLNAFCQRGALINLQKRSYRKVILDGIESEGHILIDALEVYKFNPDSLKALDAEMKAFRDGFYLEHREKVAAIGNPDDAEFDKLKKSKVRTKEELRKLEHGSLARKYQVPVTADLVLKDDDGWLPQIKLEYHLTLGRKFVEAKDKNVAITHIKNGNGKVWKPTFNKRQIGLKVEFLEKMGILKLFDLKEIRAKDVAPIIEFGKQYSNDLRAVGITANWEDKPIATIKNLLGNLLGLSITRIRREGARGNQEWVYSQIAADFQRDDEGQLLLDGNGLPIPISDGREEVFKQWLITDTAKAEAMENVEVVKPIAIDPIVEEAKPETKLICINGSLEEVPVTPVTPVTSVEEAIGKVKAEAEVKPEVNPESLIGKAVRWFSEYAGKFIDQGRIKSILSVKNGKITYETSEGWYPSLDELLYSNRYQIA
- a CDS encoding MerR family transcriptional regulator, translated to MTCTKAQIIYYTPDQVCEMLRIAPRTLRRYSALLQTRMPADFDRKRREPGYSANAVSLLKQFCDLRKQNNMPVDRCVEYLINNL